A stretch of the Marinobacter sp. JH2 genome encodes the following:
- a CDS encoding ClpXP protease specificity-enhancing factor produces the protein MTSSRPYLVRALNEWILDNDCTPYIVVDAGVQGVQVPTEHVANGQIVLNISTGAVRGLVIGNGAIEFSARFGGVPMQVFIPLQAVLAIYAKENGEGMVFGSEPGFPDPEGDDVPAPKAGERPSGRPTLKVVK, from the coding sequence ATGACCTCCAGCCGCCCCTACTTGGTAAGGGCGCTGAATGAGTGGATTCTGGACAACGACTGTACCCCGTATATTGTGGTTGATGCGGGTGTTCAGGGTGTTCAGGTGCCGACAGAGCACGTAGCTAATGGTCAGATTGTTCTGAATATCAGTACTGGTGCCGTACGGGGTCTGGTGATTGGTAATGGAGCGATTGAGTTTAGCGCTCGATTCGGCGGCGTACCCATGCAGGTGTTCATTCCACTGCAGGCTGTGCTGGCAATTTATGCAAAAGAAAATGGTGAAGGAATGGTGTTCGGCAGCGAGCCGGGCTTTCCTGATCCGGAAGGGGATGATGTTCCCGCTCCGAAAGCGGGCGAAAGGCCTTCTGGCCGGCCGACGCTAAAGGTAGTGAAATAA
- a CDS encoding YraN family protein: MAKDGKKALGDFYEGVAARYLTSRGVSIIERNVYNRGGEIDLIGLDGDVLVFFEVRYRKTNSLVDPLDSITASKQKCLIRAASFYLHRNNLWDTEARIDVVGITPGTTSKYRVQWVKNAIQAD; this comes from the coding sequence ATGGCCAAGGACGGCAAAAAGGCGCTAGGCGACTTCTACGAAGGGGTGGCAGCTCGTTACCTTACGAGCCGGGGCGTCTCCATAATTGAACGCAACGTCTACAACCGGGGCGGAGAGATTGATCTCATCGGACTCGACGGCGACGTGTTAGTGTTTTTCGAAGTGCGGTACCGCAAAACCAACAGCTTGGTAGATCCTCTAGACTCAATCACCGCAAGCAAGCAGAAGTGTTTGATAAGGGCCGCCTCGTTTTATCTTCATCGAAACAACCTATGGGATACAGAAGCGCGCATCGACGTGGTTGGTATTACGCCGGGAACTACCAGCAAATACCGGGTACAATGGGTTAAAAATGCAATTCAGGCAGATTAG
- a CDS encoding penicillin-binding protein activator — MMTYRNSLPTLTLLAVLMTLLSGCASINLDTHVAETPEQALTIAADENDPQRAQRYLLRIASDYQNKGNHTAARKILRHNLLKSAKGQPLEQQRLLAMASAIELDDRAWAKELAATGNAEDFLNYPSDLLPRAANLQAQTYALAGKPLDAATTLILLGQTDSSTSPQSIHDKIWSQLKNVSSTKLQANTDNAIGFENQGWLELAMTLRNTDGNLDAQGRLIREWQNNWPGHPAAQTLPKDLALMADISSLRPENIVLALPLNGPLASAGKAIRDGFISAYYNDISANRSKTDIRVVDTTNQSFRDLYSKLSSGNADLIVGPLEKDGLTELADMNTLPVPVLGLNYLPSDSKAPSGLYQYGLSAEDEARQIAEQLAADNITRILALIPNGEWGDRVTSALTNKLQETGVTALQVQRFIPEDNLRAITADVLGVTASRQRAIDVERTIGLNVEFEPRPRQDAEAIVMVAAPTIARQFKPLFAFYFAGNLPVYAPSITYEGIPNPSRDRDLNNVIFTDIPWVLAGDNPLRSDAEQYLSGTKGQLGRLFAMGADAWQLSKRLPLLQQVKDAAIDGHTGTLTMAPSGAIHREQLWAKFVNGTPEILETKSPDALVSDEQERTND; from the coding sequence GCCGAAACGCCGGAACAGGCCCTAACCATAGCGGCGGATGAAAACGACCCACAACGCGCCCAGCGTTACCTGCTCCGCATAGCCAGCGATTACCAGAACAAAGGCAATCACACCGCGGCCAGGAAAATACTTCGGCACAACCTGTTAAAGTCAGCCAAAGGCCAGCCTCTCGAACAGCAGCGGTTGCTTGCTATGGCCAGCGCGATCGAGTTGGATGACCGAGCCTGGGCCAAAGAACTCGCCGCCACCGGCAACGCTGAAGATTTCCTAAACTACCCCAGCGATTTGTTGCCCCGAGCTGCAAACCTGCAAGCACAAACCTACGCGCTAGCAGGCAAGCCTCTTGATGCAGCGACAACACTGATCTTGCTTGGCCAGACCGATAGCAGCACCAGCCCGCAGAGTATTCACGACAAAATCTGGAGCCAACTGAAGAACGTTAGCTCAACCAAGCTGCAAGCCAATACCGACAACGCCATCGGGTTTGAAAACCAAGGTTGGCTTGAACTGGCGATGACACTCCGGAACACAGACGGCAACCTGGATGCACAAGGTCGACTCATTCGGGAATGGCAAAACAACTGGCCAGGACATCCTGCCGCCCAAACTCTGCCGAAAGATCTGGCCCTTATGGCAGACATCTCTTCCTTACGACCAGAAAACATTGTCTTGGCGCTGCCACTCAACGGCCCCCTAGCCAGTGCAGGCAAAGCTATTCGAGACGGCTTCATCTCGGCCTATTACAATGACATCAGTGCCAATCGCAGCAAAACCGATATCCGCGTTGTGGATACAACCAACCAGTCTTTTCGCGACCTCTACAGCAAACTGAGCAGCGGCAACGCTGATTTGATCGTTGGCCCACTTGAGAAAGACGGCTTAACAGAACTGGCAGATATGAACACCCTTCCCGTCCCTGTGCTCGGTCTAAACTATTTACCTAGCGACAGCAAAGCACCTAGCGGCCTTTACCAATACGGCCTCTCTGCCGAAGACGAAGCGCGACAAATTGCGGAACAACTTGCGGCAGACAACATCACTCGGATTCTCGCGCTCATCCCTAACGGCGAGTGGGGAGACCGAGTTACCTCTGCTCTGACCAATAAACTTCAAGAAACTGGCGTAACGGCACTGCAGGTACAGCGATTCATCCCGGAAGACAACCTTCGCGCCATTACCGCCGACGTTCTTGGCGTAACGGCGTCTCGCCAGCGCGCAATCGATGTTGAGCGCACCATTGGCCTGAACGTGGAATTCGAACCCCGACCACGCCAGGATGCCGAAGCCATTGTCATGGTTGCCGCACCGACCATCGCCCGGCAGTTCAAACCACTGTTTGCTTTCTATTTCGCAGGCAATCTTCCGGTCTATGCGCCGTCTATAACCTACGAAGGTATCCCCAACCCGAGCCGTGACCGCGATTTAAACAACGTGATCTTCACGGATATCCCTTGGGTTCTTGCGGGAGACAACCCGTTACGTAGCGATGCGGAACAGTACCTAAGTGGCACCAAAGGCCAATTGGGCCGCCTGTTCGCTATGGGCGCTGACGCCTGGCAACTCAGCAAGCGCTTACCGCTTCTACAGCAGGTCAAAGATGCTGCCATCGATGGACATACGGGCACGCTTACCATGGCCCCATCTGGCGCCATACACAGAGAACAGCTGTGGGCCAAATTTGTTAATGGCACCCCCGAAATACTCGAAACAAAATCCCCGGACGCGCTCGTTTCCGACGAACAAGAACGAACTAACGATTAG
- a CDS encoding SIS domain-containing protein yields the protein MTNTEERINYWFANHMEQTAQAAVTAGPAIGTVADAFVTTLLQDGKIIACANGNANVLTQYLCTALLSRFDQDRPALPAINLGADATTYSAICRDNRFNDTFSRQVRAVGKPGDLLFVVVDDGHKANLIQAIQAAHDREMMVVVLSAREKSDITSLMHPEDHEVALNDLSPHEATPLMMVIINALCDQIDAKLFGG from the coding sequence ATGACCAATACCGAAGAACGAATCAATTACTGGTTTGCAAACCACATGGAACAGACAGCGCAAGCTGCTGTCACCGCAGGCCCCGCCATTGGAACCGTAGCAGATGCGTTCGTAACCACACTGCTCCAGGATGGCAAAATTATCGCTTGCGCGAATGGCAACGCCAACGTGCTTACGCAATACCTGTGCACGGCACTGCTCTCAAGGTTTGACCAGGATCGTCCCGCGCTCCCCGCCATCAACCTGGGCGCGGACGCGACCACCTACTCTGCGATTTGCCGCGACAATCGTTTTAATGACACCTTCTCAAGGCAAGTAAGGGCTGTGGGCAAACCCGGAGACCTACTATTTGTGGTTGTCGATGACGGCCACAAAGCCAACCTGATTCAAGCTATTCAGGCGGCCCACGATCGGGAAATGATGGTTGTCGTCCTCAGCGCACGGGAGAAATCGGACATCACCTCTCTGATGCACCCGGAAGACCACGAAGTTGCGTTGAACGATCTGTCACCCCACGAAGCCACACCATTAATGATGGTGATCATCAATGCTTTGTGCGATCAGATCGATGCGAAGCTATTTGGCGGGTAA